The window TTCGCTTTCACAGAACCTTAGTCCTTACTGCTGAATTCAAGGGTTCAGTTACTCCAGAAGTGGATTCCCCTCCAAACATGATAGAAGGTGATGAAGGCGAGAATGTTCCTGCAAAACTAGCCAAGCCAACATACAAATAACCTTGTCAGGTGGTCCTCAAAGCCCCAGGTCCACCGACGCCTCGCAAAAGGCAATTCCTGAGAGGATGAAATCCAAGGTCGAGTCCAAGTCCTATCAACTTGGCCATAGGCTGTGCCTGAAATGGAGCACTGGGGCTGGTCCAAGAATTGGATGTGTCAATGGCTACCCAATGGAGCTCAGAATGCAGGCTCTGGAAATGGTGGATCAGTCACCAAGGGCGTCAACACCATCGGCTTCAAGGAGGCTACTTTCATGCTTGTCCCTGACAAAAGCCACCTCACCAACATTGCCACTCGCAGCAATGCAGAACTTCCTGCTCCAGCCAAGTTAGAAACTTAGAGGAGCTTATGCCAAGCAACTAGCATGAAGCCATGCGTTCAGCTGTAGCTCTAATGTAATTCTTCCTTTGTCGTTTTTCTACACTGCAAAGCTCAGATCCTTGGTTTGTTCGTGATACAGCTCCCCTGTTCTGTGGTTATAGTCAGATGTACTACACTGCAAAGATTTCGAGTGTACCTAGTTGGAACTGTAACTATTGCAGAAATAGATTATGTGCAGAATCTCTTATATATCACAGCCCAAATAGCTTGAAGCAGATACGATAGTGTAATTGATCAGAAATTTACCTACCTAGTCTGTTGCTATGTATTATGGAAATGGGCACATGTTGCTATGTATTATGGAAATGGGCACATGTTCCTAATCCATAGAATGATAGTATTGAATTTAGCCGAAGGATGCTAGCCCAGTTGGTTAGTCactccggcggcacccctcgggtcctgagttcgactccccgtgggagcgaatttcaggctgagggtaaaaaaatcccctcgctggccccgtgtgtcaaagcactggttgtgagacggcccaggtcggcctgaggacccttacatggcccaggcacagttcccaggggttacgtctcccagtgtcagggcggggccagggttcggggattttctcggtcggggaagccgaggcttcttctaaagttaataccggtggggcagtctttccccacccggccgagttttttttatAGTATTGAATTTACCGGAACCATTGATTTGCAAGCAGTAGACACTTTGATAGATTTTATCCTCGGAGTGTGCGATTCCTTAACAAACAATGCAACAAAAAGCATCTGAACTTTGTTGTACCATTAACTAGTAAATTGATTCCTGTTCTAAACATAACTGCAACTAAAAGCAAGATAATTTCACTTGGTGATAAACTTGATACTGAAGAGCACTACTATGATAGCATTTCTCTAAATAAAGGAGACCACAGAATATGGCAAGTAAATTAGAGCTTGAGACAGAAATAATAACTGCATTGGAGATAACATGTCTCAACACAGTTGAGAATCCAATTACTCTGAATAATCCTCATTTCTTGACATCCACAAGAAAATGATACTTTTTAGGTAGGGACATCATTTGGTGCTGACATTCCTCCCTCAAGAAAACTGATATTAGCAAGGAAGTAGTAGATGCCTCAAGTGAGAAGTTCATCTCGTCAATTTTGTAGAGGTAAGCCCCAGCCCTTGTTATCTCACCTCTATACAACAGCCTCCTAACAAGAGAATTTAGCATACATGAGTCTGGAGTGCATCCACTCTGTTCCATTGCCAAAAACAGATTGTCAGACTCTTCGAGCAAGCCTTCTTTTATGAGATTTTGTATCATTAAGTGATAGATCCCAACATCTGGAACTAAACCATGGGCAGAGATAGCAGCGAACATATCCATAGCTTCTTCTTTTCTGCCACTTTTGAGCAAAGCATCAATCATAATGCTGAAGGTAATGATGTCAAGTTGAAACCCCTTAGAACATAGACTCTGAAATATTTTAAATGCCTCATCAACACatttatttttgcaaagacccTTCAGAATTATGTTGTACGTGTAAAGGTTGAGTTGCATTCCACTTTTGATCATATTGAGATAGAGTTCTTGTGCTTCAGGAAACTTCCCAGACTGAAATAAACCCTGAAGTACTGTGTTATAAGTGATAATTCCAGGCCTAACTTCACAGCTTAACATTTCTCTGAATAGTCTAACTGCAGCATCTATCATGCCAGATCTACAACAGCCATGAAGCAAAGTATTATAAAAAAAGGCATCAGGTTTCAAGCCAACTCGGACCACATCATCAAGTAACTTCATAGGTTCCTTCATCCTACCAGCTAAGCAGTAGCCATCTATTAATATAGTATATGAGATAATATTAGGTCGCACACCTACACGTACCATCAAGTCAAGGAGACTCTGAGCTTCCGTGACCCAACCTTCTCTGCAAAGGTTACACATTATTGTGTTGAAGAATGTGGCATTTGGATGGATTCCTTGATAAACATTTCAGAAAATAATTCCTCGGCCTTCTCCCATTTGTCAACAGTGCACAGTCCATACACTAGGGAGTTAATAACAACGATATCTGGAGTCACCCCTTCATTGAACATCTGATTGAGTTTAAGCATAGCCTCATCCACTCTTCCCAACTTGCAAAGTGCATCTATTATTGTTCCATAGCTGACTTCATTAGGATTCAACCCTTGCTGCCTCATTTGGTCAAATATATGCATTGCCTCATCTATCATACCACCTTTAGCATACGCACAAAGAACAATGTTGAAGGTATGATGGTCAGGTGAAATATCATTTCCTGCCATCAAATCCAAGAGACCATGCATATCAGAAAGAGCTCCTTTGGTAGCATACCCATGAAGCAGAGTGTTATATGTAGTTACATTTGGTTTTATGCCCTTTTCAATCATATAGTCAAAAATCTTTCTAGCCTCTGTGCATCTTCCATTCTTGCAATGATAGTCCAACAGCAAATTACAAGTGACAACATCTGGCTGATGACCATGTGCGGACATTTCTTTGAGCATTCGAACCACCTCTTTCCCCTGTCTTGAAGAGCAATATCCATGGATCAGACAAGTATATGTTTGAATATTTGGCTTGACACCTTTATGAATCTGTCgaggtgtggcaaaccacagccaggtggcggaatgcacccgacTAAGCCCAgatggtgagtactcgggggttagttaggattagttcgatctcgctcaagaacacgatgaacacagcaggtttagagtggttcaggccgctggagcgtaatacccaatgtccactgtgtgttgtattgcctttgcctcgagagagtctgcgAGAGCTTGTGCTGAGTCCAGTGTGCGTCTGTGTGTGCTCGAGAGAGCCTTTTCTGCGTACAGCGagcacctcccttttatatctcaagggaggcgcgtacatggccattgggtccccgacaggtgagcccacacgatgtagtataaaataacgtactgttcatacattatggcgttgcaggcggagaagatctcattcctggatttctcttgcctgctcctggaatcccccgttcagcatgaccaggcgctgtcttgtcgaaacggcgccaggcatagcttgcggcgtcgcctgcaGTGTAGCTGAACGGccatgtagcttgcggcgtagacggcatgatggaaaagtgtcgtgccgttatatccaattaatgcggcagacggctctgcgcggcggctacgcaggcggctgcactgtgtacctcggtaaaacgcggtctacagtgaggtctgacaaaggctgtcccgcgtgccgcggcggcagagcatgcctcaaccacccgtattgaatgcggtgggtgggcgagtcttctaaCGGAAGACTCgctcccgcgcccgcgcccacggaacacgtggcggctccggacccccccggtggtatgttggttctactcacgtgggaggtccggatgggcgcgggaggtcccggacccctagggGGGTCCGAGCCTTCGGCTGTTGGTTCGGAGCCTCCCTTCCTCAGGGTCACGTGgcatcaccggacccgtcccagagcggggagcgggtccggggccgttggcccggtgaggtaagagcctgacccatgGGGCCCAGCTACTCGGCCCCTTATGGTGTAGTTACGGATGATTACATGCGTCTTGGCTAGCTGCAGttagagtgggtatccctgctacagggtaccgacagtggcccccgggcccacctcgggagaggtgacgaacccgcaggtggggccactactgggATTTGGCtttgcataacttgaagcctctcaCTGCAAgagtcttgtccggctttgaCTACCCATCGGGTTTTTCgttgcctcatcacatcgcaacggcttactgactcgtggccccacgcatagtggttcacctagtcacgtgTGCGACACTCGGCATTGTTGCGACCGGAGTAAACGGGATATTTACCatcggcgcagttcccgaaaagctgggtcatgccagcgcttaaTGTGCGCACGTCAGCTCATCTTCTGCCTCACTTcacgcgcgggcgacggttcagatcccgccttttcacacatTTGCttgttacccgccctccctgacaggcgggcctgaGCCCctttgtcatggactgggcggttaactccAGGTGtgagcgtcgcttgggttctAGTGACGGTTCCGGGGCGTGCCGGTTGGGTTAGGCTTCATAAAGGGGCGAACCGCATACCACGGTTACcttcccgcattcgccttcttccttccaacttttgcgcccctttgccttcgagcctcctcgcACCTTGCTTTCCTGCGTAGATTGCTCCCTACCTCCGTAGCGAAATGGCATCCCTTGGTCGTCCCCGCCGTTTCCAGACTGAGGAGgagttgaacacagtgcgccgcctacTTGGGTGGAGTGCACAAGAGACTGCTtggggattcgagcaggctcgcttcccctcggcaacctgcgcgccggggagtttgtgatgttcatctcgcacatctccacgggcttggggctgccgatctcctcattctttctgctgctgctggaagattttggcctccagcttcaacacctcactccgcactccatcctcctgacggccatcttcgtgcacctgtgcgagatgttcgtgggggtgtgGCCCtgtgtcatcctcttccgccacttcttcgtcctggttaagtccgggaagggcaaagacgaagtgggggcgtactacttccagtCGACAAGCGACCTGCGGACGCCGTACATCCCCGGACTCGTTGgcggaaagtgggaggagtggcgccgggagtgggtgatcgccaccaccgaagccaacgagcgccttttCATGCCGACCGGGGGGCCCGCCTCTGACCGCctgtcctggagggccaagccatccctgccgccggatttcgactccgtgctgagcaagatccggtcgctggcggagagcggcctcacctcgctacacgtgctcggggacttctTGAAGCACCGGATcgccccctgaagcagcggccgcgccctgcttggagcttcaccagcctcaacgactgcagcaggacccaccgcggagaggggagcgacctgacccaggaagccctggaggtcctggtgcgggcggtgatggGGGAAATCTTCATCCCGAAGCACCTGATCCTCCCTCAGGGtgtcgtccccctctgcgaggactcaagcctgaggaccgcggtgctggccaccctgccgaccctcgacgacggtgggctggcAGCGCGCCAGACTGGAGGTGACCTggaccgtgggctccggatccctggtgcgtccggggaACAAGCTgtgccgagcgccgcggggtccggccccactgccaagggcaagcaggccgtggccggtagcgccgccacgagcggtcccagccaggcccggagcagctccggcgcatcGTCGGGAGAAgcaggccggcgcaggttgcacttgggcgacgggaccccagtcacggagtccgccgcgaagcgtcagaggaccgataaggacgcgggccagggtagctcccgggcctccggccctcgcgggacctccggagtagccgcaccaccaccaccgccgccgagaGATAATTCcccccggcagcaacagcagcagcggcagccacgggagtagcagcagcaggagcagcctcGGGTTACGCCTCAGCCGCCGCCATgggatcagcagcagcagaggcagtCATCGAGCCTCCGTGGACGCTGGAGACCCGACGCTTCAGGGTTAGTGTTATTCTATCCACTTCCCTTATTCTCGGTGCTCCGCTTTTTGCTGAaagcttcttctctttgtttgccaggACTTCTCGCTCAAGCAGTTCTTCCACCGCCGCTGGCTcgtcagcgggggtccaggcgacaggggcctcggtggcgacggcgggtgCGACGACGGGTGCGGAGAGCTTGGGTGCAGCGGTTTCCGCTAACCCAGTGGCGCCcaacatggcggcggcgggtgcgccaATAGCTAGCGCTACAACGCCCGATGCAACGGCGGGAGCTTCGGCGGGTGCGGGGAGCCCGGGTGCAGCGATTTCCGCTAACCCGGTGGCGcccagcacggcggcggcggcgggtgcgccaACAGCTAGCGCTGCAACGCCCAACGCAACGGCGGGAGCTTCGGCGGGTGCGGGGAGCCCGGGTGCAGCAGCTTCCGCCAACCCGGTGGCGCCCAacacgacggcggcgggtgCGCCAACGTCAGGCGCTGCTACtcccgacgcagcggcggcggatgcgcctGTGCCAGGCGCAGGCACACCCAACGCGGTGGCGACGGATGCGCCAGTGTcaggcgcagccacaccagacGCGGTGGCCCCCGAGGCCTCGGCTACGGCGATAGTCGCGCCATCACCGGAATTGGCGTCAGCGAGCGCAGCGGCGACGGGCGCGGCAACGACGAGCTCCTTGGCTCCTGAGGTCCCGACGCCTGTACCGGACGTCCCCTCCCCACTGCTCACCCTCGGCAGAGGAAGAACTAGAGGAGGTCTGCGGCAGGCGGCCCCTGCAGGGtcccccggaggaggaagcggctcccctcccccaggtgctggtccGGATCCGGCAGTCGATAGAGGAGGCGACCTCTactgccgaggcggccttccggcgggagtgggctgctctggagagcgagcgccagcgcctcggctactggcacacccgcctggaggcgcgCACGAAGGACGAAGCCTCCTATGCTGCGGATGTTCGGTCCAAACTCAAGGCCAACCAAAGAGGCCTATCGAGCTAATCTTCGGAAGGTATTTGACCGGGAGGTTGCGGTAGCGAGCCGGGAAAAGGCCCTGGCGTAGCTGGAGGAGGCTTTTGGCAAGGATGTGGTCAGCTTCGCGGCTAAGCggtccgagctggagactcgcctcgtggctcagcggtccgagcttgaggctTGCAGCCAGGGTCTCGAGTCCCGTAAGCAGGGGCTAGACAAGCTCTCTGGGACCCTGCAAGGATGGCGCAAGTAGCTGGAGGAGGCCGCCAGCAAGCAGGTTGCTGCCGAGTTGGAGCTTGAGGAGGATAGGAAGTCCCTCACGAGGTGGGAATCCCTTACTGCCAACATGGAGCAACAGCTCGAGCGCCAGCGCGAGGCCCTCAAGTCCCTAAAGGAGTCGGCGGCGAAGAGGAAGGCCGACCTCGAGGAGAGGTaccgcgaggtggaggcggccaaggcagcgctggacacccgggtgcaggaggcagTCCAGGAAGTGGTCCGGAAGCTGTaggaggaccagcgcatgggggcccagcgaatcgtcgactgggcgagcgaagcGAGCTTAGCGCtagtgccacttggaatgagcccaatccaagtggcggagccgccagcttcgattgctgacgctctcccagtgctgaactccacttcggataggctccggtGCCTagagccggtccttgctggccagcttgaagtcgagggccgcgagctgatccggatggtggcggagcacatcctgacctgcctccggagccacgacccggccatctcgctagcTCCTGTGGTCGACGGTCctgtggcggagacggaggcctctGCTCGAGAAGGCGTGCGGGACGTCGTCGACTttgtcgccgcctacttcaagcagGAACCTGCAGACTCCTGAGCTGGACATTGTACTTTTGTTTTTGCGTTATGAAACAAACATTGTATCGCCCatgttgaaattttaaatagaggaggaaaatttcaacttagcggTTTGTCAATtgctggtttgcggtatgcagcaccccggcgccctggccctgtaacgacccggcccgggataacggctaagatctactctacacattgagtaaaccacacctgctaattaatcctcttgcgctttcgtcctcgcttcgcgcaaaaaggatcgatccggaattaatACGCTTCCCGGGGCTCGGTATTTAAATTGGTCTGGCTCTCAATCGGTTTTCAGTATGGGACAATTcccctggcagataggttcagttgtttggacctatCTGCCACCCGAGCCGAAGAAGACAGTCGggacccccgtatgaggttgagcaagcctccttgggcataggtgtagcatagattgcaagTCGAACGAGCGTCTTACTCCCTGTGTAGCagaaagaactacagagaggagaATCAAACTCGCTTATATgatagtaatgatactgcaacttagctgtttgacgcatgcagaatcgatccatgatgtctggctcaaagggaatgctccgggccccctgggagataggctcaattgttttgagtctgtctactaccgagactggacctcgatctgcatgaaacctttaaagcggatgccgggaccccctggtaggtagacttaatggtttgaggctagctaccaccagcCAAGGCTTAACCTGCATATCACTTCAAAGTCACAGCTTAGTATCAGGCTCGCGGGACTTATTCTGGACCGCCCCCAAgctagtacgaggtccggaGCTCTGGATATGCAGGTCTAGGTAGTtcaatgcttgttacagagtggtggagtgtgtaggcagggtgcggaaccaggctaaggcgctacacagggctccggaccactccagaaaacaacacgactttaccggacctggTTCCGACGCTCCAGATCcctcctagcagtgggtgaggtcattctgtcatacttgatcctttgagatatggagctggacttgccgtgtaggacttaggaaacCAACCCTTGAGCTTAGAACGAGGTccaggcccctaattacccagctccgggtactagagcactcattacagggtggtggagtgtgtaggctttgggtacggaaccggcaaagcggctacacaggactccggaccaccccaggaaacaagcaccccctctccagagtagatccctaggggtccggacccctttCCCAGCAGtaaagggggtccggacctgtacggtagtccagcaactcaattcaGATCTTAATTGTAGCGAccagagtggaagtccgcgcggggttagaaaagtaaaatctcgagaatcgaaatgcgaaataaaatttgacacaaagacagaactggggcaAATCTtttctttgcaacttgatatacatggcttgcgcgatggatgtgttgacactccttagagccccaatttacgtaccgcaagcacacggatcgtggcagcttttcccttagagtacttccccaaggtttatcaatccgtggatcggaagcgaaccgactagagtttaccatctaatctatcgaacctatcctaaacatgaagcgaagattgcatataaactgaacacttgatagatatgaatgaagcataagtgttcatcacacccacaaccgtagatgagataacgcaaccaaggagctagggcctatcgtctctaggtacagttctagtcaaaaaggtgatcaaaacatagattgcatctcaactaaaggtacacgaaatcatctctcagaaaggctgctcgcaagcggcctactttcccaaggtcgccagtgcgaggtgcgtgttaatgcctaaggtttcccaaagctttagcccaaacgcccaccaaatactcttactcgaagctctcctcttggtggccgcgccacgactcccatgatactcgccatcgatcctattccacatcatgtcgtcgctagggcttttccctctgccatgctgtcaccacaccggggtaatcaaccaactagctaaaacacgctacctcaacgtatccgcaagatatagactaatcaccacgaatagatctaatcttattatgaacatatggatgcatcacatatgagaaagaaagcatgcattgaagtagaccaaagtcgagacaactagaataaagagtagattgatatcaccatcgtgtgtgtacataccccgacgaatgttgggggtgactcccgaactccaccatggcacaacctcgcagggaggccatggcggttaggggtggcctaagccatctcctaggtaccctcgaagacttgcggcggccgtcagtctcctccggtcttgtccctaggttttcgtcgagttctgggtggattgatgcCACGAGTttaataaggtgcgagctatttataagccgaggaagccaccggtcgaaggggaggccgaaccgcctcagaaacgggctaggccggccggctccatgggcctaggccggccggcctaccccctttcagGCTCGCcttggtctcatctttcgcgtgcagactcctcgcatcttctagagtttatgtccttcacgattgcacccctttggacgtcgttatcttggagatatcttcgaggaaaggataggatagggaatcctttcttaaatcttcatttgctttgcttaatcccgaagtatcttgatctcatcttcgtgggcttggtcctttgggctatcttggaggatggatgtgcatgaatgggcttcgaatcaacatgggctttggtccttcctttgggagttggccttcgtctttctccgtgttagtgctcgatcacgggcctcgtcatttcatgctccaaaataggcaaaAAAACCTGCagaaatgaagttcctccaaaatatatgtgcaagtgtgaaaatgaccaataattaggccggagttaggacggttagtgattttgatattaaattcatgccattatcaaggacaaacaagggataaaaggggtacttaaggagcgccaatattccccccatgcttaaaccttgctcgtcctcgagtaagtccaggagctttgcttataaagaaatcagcattgcccctcaatgtcctctctgcacttagtcatacataataaggcatattgctctctcaagtatttagcatttaagttcatgttgtgaccggctactttttcattatgggagATATACTAgcgattaaagaacaagccacaataatagataaatgcaatgatctcaaacttaagcgaacttcaaacctttacctcgTTTCATCGTGAagtgttttcaaaaaaatgcatatcaaacataagtgaggttctcttgcaaaagatcatggaaatactcatctcatcaagtctctcaagcctacattagattgtcttcaacctattctactcatatataaaagtggaaggcttatgtggagctttgtaggtaaaaacaatcctagcaaaacattatatctgaaatattgtcaaactaagagagagatctaatggaattaccgagactagtcaaaaaggccattggaaaataatgttggagagggagaaagatgaaatacacacatttagataggtggacatgtgcaagtggcaaatgatgatcccgagacacaaatgaagttctcgttattggattgcacatggttggaagatttgagtatggaataattcttcaaaataacttggaaaattaatgaagccaaaaagagctaaggagcattttattcttctctctttttttctatcatttttcttttattttctcctttttcatttttctatttttctattttctctctctctctctttttgctccttagaacttttgataacatagaatacttacccagccatccccccatgcttgtacgaatgctcgtcctcgagtatgaatagtgggagaaccaactagctagggtaagtatctcaaattcacatttttcttcgtagaacctcttgaatctccagggagccttgtctcccaaaacttttctttatatggtgcccttgattcttttgattctgtcgaaatgataatccatactcaaattgggttgtggtcaaggaggtaatcacaaaaagatatttttggtttagggtggatatccagcgaggtttgcaaaattcccgaagtagaaattcacaatgcatggataaataggctagcaaaaagaaggttacaaaaaaaaaacaaaatgactagcttcttagtctcgtaccaaagaaatcaatcttaatccaactcatcaaaatataagtttgcaatcgaaaggtttcatcatgaaagaatatgtatgtatacgctttggtaggtagaactttgcaagagattcacaaatgtagatagcataggaattaagttttcaaattaaacaatacaaggtgtaaggtcatcggtagacttaaatcaaagagcaacatagaatatgtgggtttaaaatttagtcatttaacctccacaaataaaagagccggtatttaatcattttaattccatttaattgagagcaaagcgtcaagtcatatacatcatagcgtaggtaaaacaaagcagcaactttcatcacttttccataagcaagagcatataagaatatcatcatggtgagctcaaggtgatggtggttatcattcattgaaaacaaaaataaatctaggttgtactcctagtagctatgttattatagggagagatatactaaggttgcatctatggttgaaggcatatatgtacaagcatttagaaaaagagagagttgaggaagaattaccgtccttctcgatgctcgtaatgaagtgtagcgcggcctcccccgtacttaagcattgtgctaagcatggaagaagaatcatgagcatcttgtggcaaccgtgattatcttactccttgtccacaaaatcctcccccatgcttaacatgatgctaggcgtggaaggagaagatgggccatcttgcaattcttgaagttcttccctcatgtgtatgaatatcatcttcaatgtgtcttcacctttgttgcctcaatttccttcaacttcttcttgtactaagtcatggtcccaatccttgcttctcatcgtcgtcgcctccttcaattccttgtcgtCCCATTGctacctcatcttcacgaatttttctttcaatttccagaacagaacctgtactgaaacattgctccattgctaagtgcacgaatttttctttccaacgagttCTTATTTGCCCAAAATTGATttcgaacaagagagttatgtccattttatcccagcgctgcaatctgttccgaatttcagaatgcgcagcgtccaaagtttttgccatatctccttgtacagGTCTTAAAATTCATTGaccttggatgcgttggaatgggaatt is drawn from Panicum virgatum strain AP13 chromosome 1N, P.virgatum_v5, whole genome shotgun sequence and contains these coding sequences:
- the LOC120655689 gene encoding protein Rf1, mitochondrial-like, translating into MCNLCREGWVTEAQSLLDLMVRVGVRPNIISYTILIDGYCLAGRMKEPMKLLDDVVRVGLKPDAFFYNTLLHGCCRSGMIDAAVRLFREMLSCEVRPGIITYNTVLQGLFQSGKFPEAQELYLNMIKSGMQLNLYTYNIILKGLCKNKCVDEAFKIFQSLCSKGFQLDIITFSIMIDALLKSGRKEEAMDMFAAISAHGLVPDVGIYHLMIQNLIKEGLLEESDNLFLAMEQSGCTPDSCMLNSLVRRLLYRGEITRAGAYLYKIDEMNFSLEASTTSLLISVFLREECQHQMMSLPKKYHFLVDVKK